The Gavia stellata isolate bGavSte3 chromosome 1, bGavSte3.hap2, whole genome shotgun sequence genome has a segment encoding these proteins:
- the ADGRG7 gene encoding adhesion G-protein coupled receptor G7: MPSLHWGRVLVGITCCVVTVTLWALCIWQLVLRFKTDTTDSVVPPCICLNSGICRDGACVCPEEWVGSLCEIVNFCEASTCTVNISESVIKNLTFERIIVGKYGNSKEKCKPDTVNGNTSIAIRMCSREGRTPTLEPPKILNCDENLDSLASQVETADPSNISAIASNTQILTSMPDQLTTENITVAANIAMQILKKPNISEDSQASVAVMATVSQLLDANETAFNHSNLINVTSSLTQTMEKFSLTSNISQPNVAIQSAPLKLSSSTILFSAQRDTALGYHQSTKLEIQENTPELIGGLSSEVQILLNITNNSSSDNGRVGFVLYQNDKLFPSRIYQSHGSFSKQIVSGNIDGRTTSGVEIAFSPKYNTSELQLRDHACVFWDYTVNDWSTAGCAKGRDELLRCRCNHTTNFAVLMAFQIKYKYAKPLEYISYIGVGLSMAGLVITILFQIFTRKTRKFSVTWMLVSLCFSMLIFNTIFISGIENRNARNHSSDTTAYYQQHPPYDTTSNTLLRSDMVDPPADSWCTAVAVLLHYFLLATFMWTALNSAHLYLLLLRAMKPLPEHFLVTASVIGWGIPAVVVAITLGATYREGKALHYRQEEFCWLAALDQKQNFSVQKPMLWSFLLPVALILLFNIIIFIKISVSVIWKKNKNLTRNKKDSFMKKVIGTVAIVVVLGITWTIGYLRLISQEEKSLVFSYLFCILNATQGLQICILYTFRSPVFKKKVSEVFPVFSVQELPLYLRSKTYYISKS; this comes from the exons ACACTACGGATTCCGTGGTACCTCCATGCATCTGCCTCAACAGTGGCATCTGTCGGGATGGAGCCTGCGTGTGCCCAGAGGAGTGGGTGGGATCTCTCTGTGAGATAG TTAATTTCTGTGAAGCCAGTACTTGCACAGTGAACATTTCTGAAAGCGTTATAAAAAACCTTACTTTTGAACGGATTATAGTGGGTAAATATGGCAActccaaagaaaaatgcaaacctgATACTGTGAACG GTAACACTTCAATAGCGATCCGGATGTGCTCCAGGGAAGGGAGAACTCCCACTTTAGAGCCCCCCAAAATTCTGAATTGTGATGAAAATCTGGACTCCCTAGCATCACAG GTTGAAACTGCAGACCCCAGCAATATTTCAGCTATTGCAAGTAACACTCAAATCCTCACCTCCATGCCAGATCAATTGACCACAGAAAACATCACTGTTGCTGCGAACATCGCAATGCAGATTCtaaaaaagccaaatatttctgaagactCTCAG GCATCTGTGGCAGTAATGGCTACAGTGAGTCAACTCTTGGATGCCAATGAAACAGCATTCAACCACAGTAATCTTATCAATGTTACGTCAAG CCTCACTCAAACAATGGAGAAATTTTCTTTGACTAGCAACATCTCGCAGCCCAATGTTGCAATCCAGTCTGCTCCGCTTAAATTAAGCTCCTCTACGATTCTGTTTTCGGCACAGAGAG ATACAGCACTGGGATATCATCAGTCAACAAAActagaaatacaggaaaataccCCTGAGCTTATTGGTGGCCTCAGTTCTGAAGTTCAGATACTGCTCAACATTACAAACAACA GTTCATCAGACAATGGGCGAGTTGGCTTTGTCCTGTATCAAAATGACAAACTCTTCCCATCAAGGATTTATCAGAGTCATGGTAGTTTCTCTAAACAAATCGTCTCTGGCAACATTGATGGTAGAACAACCAGCGGTGTTGAAATAGCCTTCAGTCCCAAG TACAACACATCCGAACTGCAGCTGCGTGATCACGCCTGTGTCTTTTGGGACTATACTGTCAACGACTGGAGCACCGCCGGCTGTGCAAAAGGAAGAGACGAGTTATTGAGATGCAGGTGTAATCACACTACTAATTTTGCTGTCCTGATG GCCTTTCAGATCAAATATAAATACGCGAAGCCTTTGGAGTATATTTCTTACATTGGTGTTGGATTGTCCATGGCTGGTCTGGTCATtaccattttatttcaaatattcacTAG GAAAACTCGAAAGTTCTCTGTAACGTGGATGTTGGTGAGTCTCTGTTTCTCTATGCTCATTTTTAACACCATCTTCATCTCTGGAATTGAAAACCGAAATGCCAGGAATCACAGCAGCGATACCACCGCTTACTACCAGCAACACCCTCCTTATGACACCACCAGTAACACCTTACTCAGATCTGACATGGTAGATCCTCCCGCAGACTCCTGGTGTACGGCGGTGGCTGTCCTACTGCACTATTTTTTGTTGGCGACATTTATGTGGACAGCACTCAATTCTGCACATTTGTACTTGCTGCTGCTTAGAGCTATGAAGCCCCTGCCTGAACACTTCCTCGTAACCGCATCAGTAATCGGATGGG GAATCCCTGCTGTAGTAGTTGCAATAACACTTGGAGCTActtacagagaaggaaaagctttaCACTACCGACAGGAAGAATT TTGCTGGCTTGCAGCACTGGATCAAAAGCAGAACTTCAGTGTGCAAAAGCCCATGTTGTGGTCATTCCTCTTGCCAGTAGCACTCATACTCCTGTTTaacatcatcatcttcatcaaGATCAGTGTCTCTGTGATAtggaagaagaacaagaatttGACAAG GAATAAAAAGGATTCATTTATGAAAAAGGTGATTGGCACTGTCGCTATAGTGGTAGTGCTTGGAATCACCTGGACGATAGGCTACCTCAGGTTAATaagtcaagaagaaaaaagtcttgtTTTCAGCTATCTGTTCTGCATTTTGAATGCTACCCAG GGACTGCAGATTTGTATTCTGTACACTTTCAGATCACCAGtcttcaagaaaaaagtttccGAAGTGTTTCCTGTTTTCTCGGTGCAGGAGTTACCACTGTATCTGCGTTCAAAAACTTACTACATTTCAAAATCATAG